A genomic stretch from Desulfotignum balticum DSM 7044 includes:
- a CDS encoding CopG family antitoxin — MMRKEYDFENMKSRKNPYARNLKKQVTIRIGVDIIDYFKKQAEETGVPYQNLINLYLRDCVQSNRKLSINWTQ; from the coding sequence ATGATGAGAAAAGAATATGATTTTGAAAATATGAAAAGCCGTAAAAATCCTTATGCCAGGAATCTGAAAAAGCAGGTTACCATTCGAATTGGTGTAGATATTATAGATTATTTCAAAAAGCAGGCGGAGGAAACAGGTGTTCCCTACCAGAATTTGATTAATCTTTATTTACGAGACTGTGTTCAATCCAACAGAAAACTGTCTATAAACTGGACCCAGTAA
- a CDS encoding esterase/lipase family protein, producing MEKYLPIIYVRGYAGSQGAVESTVDRPYYGFNLGSTQVRTGPDGDPDFFIFESPLVRLIKDHGYTDLFARTGNGGAVELLNGEDKRYETGRFPVRSLWIFRYYDRTSERAGDGTRDVIETLGENLGCLVDFVLAQTRAPRVHLVAHSMGGLICRSLIQRVLKKEAAKKIDRLFTYATPHRGIHFRRGLGFLTSVRDLLGLNDSNTFGPDRMCEFLGFSRNWDPNRLNEIGGHFPVDRVFSLVGTNHTDYNLARLAVGPGSDGLVQMDHAYVKDSSRAFVFCSHSGPLGIVNSEEGYQNLQRFLFGDTSVRIDLENVRLKDALRNDEDLRFLLIETTVLIRGEQIVMTDQREEHGSALTVPARALETGCETLFRTYLMKAYRPSAQDRYSNFQIRLRVLPLYVRNRRVLRDRHYFGEHLFQHTLTVGIRDSDAGEGRLVRARWAGLDSDLPATGKRYPRNDNIRFPLPSKNLEQGDLVLRVRDERSNST from the coding sequence ATGGAAAAATACCTGCCCATCATTTACGTGCGGGGGTACGCCGGAAGCCAGGGGGCTGTGGAGTCCACTGTGGACCGGCCGTACTACGGCTTCAATCTCGGCTCCACCCAGGTGCGCACCGGCCCGGATGGTGATCCGGACTTCTTCATCTTTGAAAGCCCCCTGGTCCGTTTGATCAAGGACCACGGCTATACGGATCTCTTTGCCCGGACCGGCAATGGCGGGGCAGTGGAGCTGCTCAACGGCGAGGACAAGCGGTATGAAACCGGCAGATTCCCTGTCCGGTCCCTCTGGATCTTTCGCTACTATGACCGGACTTCGGAACGGGCCGGTGACGGCACCCGGGATGTCATCGAGACCCTGGGGGAAAACCTGGGCTGCCTGGTGGATTTTGTCCTGGCGCAGACCCGTGCCCCCCGGGTCCACCTGGTGGCACACTCCATGGGCGGGCTCATCTGCCGCTCCCTGATCCAGCGGGTCTTAAAGAAGGAGGCCGCAAAAAAGATCGACCGGCTCTTCACCTATGCCACACCGCACCGGGGCATTCACTTCCGGCGCGGTCTCGGCTTTTTGACCAGCGTGCGCGACCTGCTCGGGCTCAATGACTCCAACACCTTCGGCCCTGACCGGATGTGCGAGTTCCTTGGTTTCTCCAGGAATTGGGACCCGAACCGCCTGAACGAAATCGGCGGACACTTTCCTGTTGACCGGGTCTTCTCGCTGGTCGGCACCAACCACACCGACTACAACCTGGCCCGGCTGGCCGTGGGACCTGGCAGCGACGGCCTGGTGCAGATGGACCACGCCTATGTCAAAGACAGCAGCCGTGCCTTTGTCTTTTGCAGTCACAGCGGGCCGCTGGGCATTGTCAACTCGGAAGAAGGGTACCAGAACCTCCAGCGCTTCCTCTTTGGTGACACCAGCGTGCGCATCGACCTGGAAAACGTCCGCCTCAAAGATGCCCTGCGCAACGACGAGGATCTGCGCTTTCTGCTCATCGAGACCACGGTGCTGATCCGCGGTGAGCAGATCGTGATGACGGACCAGCGCGAGGAGCACGGCTCAGCCCTGACCGTCCCGGCCCGGGCCCTGGAGACCGGATGTGAAACCCTGTTCCGCACCTATCTGATGAAGGCATACCGGCCCAGTGCCCAGGACCGCTATTCCAACTTTCAGATCCGGCTGCGTGTTCTACCCCTTTACGTGCGCAACCGCCGGGTGCTGCGGGACCGCCACTACTTTGGTGAACACCTGTTTCAGCACACCCTCACCGTGGGCATCCGGGACAGTGACGCTGGTGAAGGCCGCCTGGTGCGGGCCAGATGGGCCGGGCTTGACAGCGATCTTCCCGCCACGGGCAAACGCTATCCCCGCAATGACAACATCCGCTTCCCCCTGCCGTCAAAGAACCTGGAACAGGGGGATCTGGTGCTCCGTGTCCGGGATGAGCGCAGCAACTCCACCTAA